The nucleotide window TGCCGGTTGGGTTCTGCCCGTGATCGACATAAGCTTTGCTGCCTGTTAATGAGAAGACATGCTAACACCAGAGCGCATGGTCTTGGAACATCTGAAAACACGCTCGGAGAGAACGCTGAAAAGGAGGTCTAAGATCGGCTGGCCGGAGCTCTCGTCGGTATTAGTATGGTTTCAGGTAATCGAGTTTTGTTGCCTAATTATCTTCAGTGAGCGACCCTAGGGGTCATCGAACGCGATGCAGTCTTCGTTGAAAATGGATGGAACCTGGGTTATGATTGTTAGGCGAGCAATGTAATAAGACCCCGATGGCCGCAGGCCAGTCTAAAATTTGCGATGGTTGTATAATGTAAGAATACGCAGCTTTTTACACGTGACGGTTGCTCAAAAAGCCAGTTGCTGATATAGCTGAGGGTTCATTTATTCCTGTATTCCACGGCAAACTCCGGCTTGGTCTATGACGCGAAGTAGCACATTTTACCACGCTCTCAACATTTCCATTCTCAAAATCTGCGAGTCTCCTTTTACGAACTCTCAGCCTGCTTAAGGAGACCTTCAAGGTTGATACTCTTGGGTCTCTCAATAGGCAAACCAAGGGCGCGGTCCCAAATGAGCTGCGCCAGGGGACCCAGGCCACGGGAGACACCGAATGTGGCGGTGTAGTACAGCGTCTCGTGGAAACCGTAGTGGTGAAAGAGAACGCCGGAACTAGAATCGACATTGGGATAGGGGTTCTTTGTCTTGCCGTGCTTCTTGAGTACCTCGGGAGCGATTTGGCTATTCTTTTGCACAAGTTGGAAGACGGGGTCCTGTGCGATTTCGGGACGTGCGGCGGCGTAGTCCATCAGTGCCTCAAAGCGAGGATCGGGTTTGCGGAGAACTGCATGGCCGTATCCAGGTACCACTCTGCCAGAGTTGAGAGTGCTCCACAAATAGTCCGTCACGTCTTTGTCAGTATAAGACTTGGGGATATTATCCTTCATCTGAATGATCCATCGAAGGACCTCTTGAGCGGCGAGTCTATTGTATTGTCAGCATATGACAATCAGCATCCCGGCGGTCCTCCGTAAACCTACCCATGGAGAGGTCCGGCTAGGCCCTGAAGACCTGCACTGTAGCTGAGGAAGGGGTCGCTAAGGGCGCTGCCGACCAAGTGGGTGGTGTGAGCGGAGACGTTGCCTCCCTCGTGGTCGCCGTGGAGAGCGAGGTAGAGCCTGAGAAGATCCTGGAAGTTCTCATTCTCCTTACCGCCCTTTCCAAGCATGGCAGCGAAGTTGTAGGACCAATCCTGTTCAAGGTCAACCTCAGCCGGGAGGGCTCCACCGCCACGATAGGAATTTTGGTAGATCTTGGCGGCGATTGTTGGCAGCTTGGCCAATAGCGAGATTGAATCATCGAAGGTAGGCTCCCAGTAGTCGGCCTTGTTGAGACCCTGTTCGTAGGCTTTGGCGAACTTGGAAGTGTAATTCAGGGCAGAAACGGCGATGGCAAACTGGGTCATGGGGTGCAGGTCGGTAGGAAAGTTGTCGAGCAACTCGTTGACAAAGTCGGGCAGCTGAGCCTGCTCGGCCAGTTCACGAGAGAACTGGCGGACCTGGTTTGTGGACGGGACCTGGCCTGTGAGTAGAAGCCAAAACATGGCTTCGGGCAACATTTCAGTGCCGGTCTTACCCTTTGGAAGCTCTTTCTGGCAGTCTTTGATGGTTTTGCCGTGGAAGCGAATGCCCTCGTTCGCATCCAGAACAGACCCCTCCCAGACCATGGCCTTCAGGCCGCGCATGCCCCCCAGGGCGttctcgaccttgacctCGCCAATGACCTTGGAGGAGTGCGCCTTGACCTTCTTCAAGAGTTCTCGTTTGGCCGGGATGACGCTCTTAAGCGTAGTCTTGAGGTCTGActcggaggaggacgagtACTGGCGGACATTGAGGGCGGAACGAGCTGCCAGCGGCTGGCGCGAGTTAGTCACGGCGTTTATCTGGACGTGGCTATGATGATTGCGAAGCTTGACGTACCCTTAGAGCTCCCAGGGCCCTCGTGCTTCTTGTGACGTTCATCGCAATGGTTGCCGAGCAAGAGAAAAGTACAGGTAGCGGCAAGCGGTTGACTTGTACGAGGAGGTAGATGAAGGTGTGACGTGGGTAGGTGAAAATCGCTTAGGCGGCAGGAGATGATATCCTAAGGGCGTCTGAACTGAGAGTTCAATGGAATACCACGATCGTGTGTACTGTGTGAGGAATGATTACAGGGAGGAAAAAGACGAGAAATCGGAAAGGAAACagacaaaaaaaagaagaccAAGCAAGGCACACACCAAACGCACCtaaggaaaaaaaaacacgTACACACGTCCATTGCTAGGCCGAGACAAGCTGGCTTTGCCTTAACCCGAGGTTGGGGCAGCCTGGATGAGCGGCAccgacctcctccttctggGTGTAAGTCGACACCCTGTGGTATGAGCCACTCTGTCTtagcggggagggggattgAGGGATTGACGGGGCACGGGGGACGGGAACCCCAGCTTTTCCACCTTCCTCCACGTTTGGCGGGTCGCGGCGGGCAGTGCGGGCTGAGAGGACATAGCTCAAGTTTGCACAATCAAGACACTGTGATTGGCTGGTGATCCCCATGACGCCCTAAATCCATCCCTGACATCCCCGCCTGTTGACACTGTGAGCAGTGAGGGGAAATGAATGGGCCGAGGcaagccgaagccgccggcggaTGAGCGGCCTTGTCAATTGGCCAATAGTAGCATGTGCACTCCGTCTTTGCCGCTGTTTACCAAGGCTCTTCATCGCTTCTGTCCGGCTACCACTTGCTGCTTGGCTGCACTGGTTTGTTTAATGCATTATTTCCCACGTTATTCCCACTTATCTTCCGGATAACCCTGGCAGAGACTCTTCGTTATGTAAGATTTCCTTCCCCGAGTGCCCGAATCGCCACTGTTCGGAGTTGTCCCTGCGACACATGTCTCCCCGGCGTTACGACGCTTACCTCCTCTTCTAGACGGGCCCTGCCTAGAACCTGGACGAGACCACAAATACAGCCATCTTCTCACAACTCCATACGCTTTCTTTGTACCCTCCCCCGGAAGCCGTCACAACACCaaggcgacgatgatgagaaGGGCTGCCGCGCGGGCAGTTTCCCGTAGGGTTCCTCTCCCTCGAccaacctcgacctcggccatCGCCCTGCGCTGTATCTCAACTACACCTAGAATGGCCCAAGCCCCCGCGAACCCATTCTCCTCCGGTTCCCCGCCCAGCGATGCCTTCCAATTGCTGCCCGAGTCCAAGAAGGCCGGCGCTGCCGAAGACGAACTGTACGAAGCTCAGatcaaggaggtcgaggcaTGGTGGCAGTCGCCAAGATACCATGGCATCAAGCGACCCTATAGCGCTGCCGATGTCGTCTCGAAGCGCGGCTCGCAACATCAGTCGTATCCCAGCTCCGTCATGGCGAGAAAGCTCTTCAACCTCGTCAAGGAGCGGGAGGCCGAGGGGAAGCCCATCCACACAAGTACGAACGACACTATGCTCTCGTGGTCGTCCAGCAATCTTGTGCTAACCGACGTGTCCTGGCAGTGGGCGCCATCGACCCCGTTCAGATGACGCAACAAGCTCCTCATCAGGAAGTTCTCTACATCTCGGGCTGGGCCtgctcctccctcctcacGTCCACCAACGAGGTGTCTCCCGACTTCGGCGACTACCCCTACAACACCGTGCCGAACCAGGTCCAGCGACTCGCCAAGGCGCAGTCGATGCACGACCGGAAACAATGGGACGCCCGCCGGAAGCTGAAGCCCGAGGAGCGCATAGAGACGCCGTACGTCGATTACCTGCGACCCATCATTGCCGACGGTGACaccggccatggcggcctGTCCGCCGTTCTTAAGCTCGCCAAGCTCTTCGCCGAGaacggcgccgcggcggtgCACTTTGAAGACCAGCTCCACGGCGGCAAGAAGTGTGGGCACCTGGCCGGCAAGGTCCTGGTGCCTATCGGAGAGCACATCAATCGGCTCAACGCCGCCCGCTTCCAGTGGGACGTCATGGGCTGCGAGAACCTCGTAATTGCCCGCACTGACTCGGAGAGCGGTAAGCTCATCAGCAGCGCCATTGACGTGCGCGATCACGAGTtcatcctcggcgtcgccgacccGGCCATCGAACCCCTTGCCGAGACAATCCAGGCCATGgaggccaagggcgccgccggcgccgagatcgacaCTTTCGAGGCCGACTGGGTCAAGAACACCAGGCTCGTGACCTttgacgaggccgccatcggGCACATGCAGAAAGAGGGCGTCTCCCAGGACAAGATCGACGCGTACCTCGAAAGGGTGCGCTCGGACCGCGATCTGGGCATCTCCCAGCGCCGCAAGCTCGCCAACGAGCACACGTCGACCCCCGTCTACTTCTCATGGGACGTCCCCCGCACCCGCGAGGGCTTCTACCACTATCGCGCCGGCATGGACGCCGCGACGAAGCGCGCCATCGCTTTTGGTCCGTACGCAGACCTCTTGTGGGTCGAGACGGGCGACCCCAACGTTGAGGTCGCGTCGACGCTCGCCCGGTCCGTCCGAGGGGTGTACCCCGGCAAGGGCCTCGTCTACAACCTCAGCCCGTCATTCAACTGGATGGCGCATGGCTTCACCGATGAGACGCTCAAGAGCTTCATCTGGGACATTGCCAAGGAGGGCTTCGTGCTGCAGCTCAtctccctcgccggcctACACTCTAACGCGACTATCACGAACGAGCTCGCTAGGGACTTTAAGAAGGACGGCATGTTGGCCTACGTCAACACCGTCCAGAGGcgcgagaaggagggtgGCTGCGATGTCTTGACGCATCAGAAGTGGAGCGGCG belongs to Colletotrichum higginsianum IMI 349063 chromosome 5, whole genome shotgun sequence and includes:
- a CDS encoding Citrate synthase translates to MNVTRSTRALGALRPLAARSALNVRQYSSSSESDLKTTLKSVIPAKRELLKKVKAHSSKVIGEVKVENALGGMRGLKAMVWEGSVLDANEGIRFHGKTIKDCQKELPKGKTGTEMLPEAMFWLLLTGQVPSTNQVRQFSRELAEQAQLPDFVNELLDNFPTDLHPMTQFAIAVSALNYTSKFAKAYEQGLNKADYWEPTFDDSISLLAKLPTIAAKIYQNSYRGGGALPAEVDLEQDWSYNFAAMLGKGGKENENFQDLLRLYLALHGDHEGGNVSAHTTHLVGSALSDPFLSYSAGLQGLAGPLHGLAAQEVLRWIIQMKDNIPKSYTDKDVTDYLWSTLNSGRVVPGYGHAVLRKPDPRFEALMDYAAARPEIAQDPVFQLVQKNSQIAPEVLKKHGKTKNPYPNVDSSSGVLFHHYGFHETLYYTATFGVSRGLGPLAQLIWDRALGLPIERPKSINLEGLLKQAESS
- a CDS encoding Isocitrate lyase gives rise to the protein MRRAAARAVSRRVPLPRPTSTSAIALRCISTTPRMAQAPANPFSSGSPPSDAFQLLPESKKAGAAEDELYEAQIKEVEAWWQSPRYHGIKRPYSAADVVSKRGSQHQSYPSSVMARKLFNLVKEREAEGKPIHTMGAIDPVQMTQQAPHQEVLYISGWACSSLLTSTNEVSPDFGDYPYNTVPNQVQRLAKAQSMHDRKQWDARRKLKPEERIETPYVDYLRPIIADGDTGHGGLSAVLKLAKLFAENGAAAVHFEDQLHGGKKCGHLAGKVLVPIGEHINRLNAARFQWDVMGCENLVIARTDSESGKLISSAIDVRDHEFILGVADPAIEPLAETIQAMEAKGAAGAEIDTFEADWVKNTRLVTFDEAAIGHMQKEGVSQDKIDAYLERVRSDRDLGISQRRKLANEHTSTPVYFSWDVPRTREGFYHYRAGMDAATKRAIAFGPYADLLWVETGDPNVEVASTLARSVRGVYPGKGLVYNLSPSFNWMAHGFTDETLKSFIWDIAKEGFVLQLISLAGLHSNATITNELARDFKKDGMLAYVNTVQRREKEGGCDVLTHQKWSGAGYIDGILGAIQSGSSSSKSMGEGNTESQFH